GGGACCCGACGGCGAAGGGGAGTGGCAGTCCAGTGAATCCCCCGTCTGGCTTGGCCACCGGCGGCTTGCCATCATTGATCCCGAGCGGGGTGCCCAGCCCCTCTCAAATGAGGACGAGACGGTGTGGATCACCTTCAACGGCTGTGTCTATAACTATCTCGAGCTTGCCCAGGCGCTCCGGAAAAAGGGGCACCGCTTCAAGACATACTCCGACACGGAGGTCATTGTCCACGCCTACGAGGAATACGGCGAAGGATGTCTCCAGAAATTCATCGGGATGTTCTCCTTTGCCATCTGGGACGAAAAGAAAAGGCGCCTCTTCTGCGCCCGGGATCGCATCGGCGTGAAGCCCTTCTACTATGTTGCCCGGAAAGGGCTTTTCGCCTTCGCCTCGGAGATCAAGGCCCTCCTCGCCCTGGGCACGGAAGCATCTGTCTTAATGGCAGGCCTCAGGGAATACCTCATATTCCAGACGACCCTGGCGGACAGGACCCTCTTCGAGGGAGTATACCGCCTTCTCCCCGGCCACTCCATGACCATCGACGGCGAGGGCAGGATCCTGGAGACGAAAAGATTCTGGGACCTCGGCTTTGCCGCCGATGACGACCACACGGAGGAATATTTTATCGACCATCTCCGCCTTCTGCTCCGGGATGCGGTAAAAATAAGGCTCCGCTCTGACGTGGCCCTCGGCGCCCATCTCTCGGGAGGCCTTGACTCGAGCACCGTGGTCTGCCTTGCAGGGGACATGAACGGCGGAAGCGAGTCGCTCTCCACGTTCACCGGCGCCTTCTCTGAAGGCGAAGACTTCGACGAGACTTATTATGCTCACCTGGTTGCTGAGCGCACAGGGGCTACTTACCATGAGATCAGGCCAGTTCCGGCAGACTTCATCGAGCACCTCCCTAAAATCATCTATTACATGGACGAGCCCGCCGCAGGGCCGGGCGTTTTCCCCCAGTATATGGTATCACAGCTCGCCTCTCAGCATGTAAAGGTCGTTCTCGGCGGCCAGGGCGGCGACGAGATTTTTGCAGGCTACGCGCGCTATCTCCTGGGCTACCTTGAGGAGTGCCTGAAGGGCGCCATCGAGGAGACAGAGAGAACATCCCAGTATGCCGCCACCCTGGCCACCATTATTCCCAACCTGCCGATGCTCCGCCAGTACATCCCTATGATGCGCTACTTCTGGAAGGACGGGCTCTTCGAGGCTCCGGAAAAACGCTATTTCCGCCTCATGGACCGCTCATCGGGAATAAGGGATATATATGACGCCGGGATTTTCTCCGCCGATACCTCGCTTGATGACGAGTTTTCCCGCATATTCAACGGTTCTGATGCCCGGTCGTTTCTCAACAGGATGCTTTACTTTGACCTCAAGGTCCATCTGCCGGCGCTACTGCACGTGGAAGACCGCACGAGCATGGCCTGGGGCCTCGAATCACGCGTTCCCCTTCTGGACCACAGGATTGCCGATCTTATCGCAAGCATTCCCCCCGTCATCAAGTTCAAAGGGGGACAGCCCAAATATCTCTTCAGGAAATCGGTGAAAAACATCGTGCCCGACGAGGTCCTCGACAGGAAGGACAAGAAAGGCTTCCCCGTGCCTCTCCACATCTGGCAGCGGGGCCCCCTGCGCGAATTCATCAGGGACATTCTTCTCTCGCCGAAGGCCCGCACCAGGGGGGTTTTCAACTCGCAGGCCCTGGAGCGTGCCTTAGACAGGGAAATGGATTTCGGAAGGGTCATCTGGGGTGCCCTCTGCATGGAACTATGGTTCACCACCTTCATAGATGGCCATGGAGCAAGAGATTGAAAAGCCCTTAAAAGTATGATAAGATCATGGTGGGGGGATGACAGTCCTCATACCGTCACCCATTGATGAGACGAGGAGGATACGGCTCATGATGAAAAAGGCAGGCTTACTGGCAGTCGTGCTGCTTATCGCATGCCTGGCATGCTCTTGCGGAGGGGGGGGCAAGAACAGGCCGGCAGTTCCCGGCAAGGTCCTCAACAACCCCGAGGTCAAGCTCAACTACTATGGAAATCCCATGCAGGTTCAGCTCCCCGACGTCCCTGAGCTCAGGTGGGATTTTTTCCAGGAGGCCGACAAGAAAGAGCTCACCTGCCGTTATAAGCTCAAGGTGATCTTCAAGGAGAACGGGAAATTCAATGCAATCGTGCAGTTTCTTGACCTGAACAAGTTTCCCGTCACCACGTCGTCCGTCAAGTTCATCGGCTCAAAGGGTGAAAGCACCACCTATGAGAATACCCTTTACATTGATCCAAAGATTTCAGGGAGGATCACCAAGGCGCAGGTGCTCCTCACCCCCCTGAAATAGGCATCTTCCTTTCCTGAGTGCACAGGAGAGTCCCCGGTGGGCTCTCTCTTGTTTCTTCGCCCCTGATGAGAGGAATTACGGCAAAAAAAAAGAATTAGGGGAGAAAAACCAGGAGGCTCCCCATGGATTTCTGCGACGGGCCCGAGGAAGAGGGCGGCTTTCTTTCCACGTTGAGAAAAACCTGGATTGATGACTCCACAGAAGATACCCCCGGCTCGGGCTCGACCCCTCCTCCCACCAGGTCTTCCGCCCTGAACGAGCTTTATGCCCTGGGCATGAAGTGCTTTGAGGAGAGGGGTAACCTGAAACTTTTCAAGCTGAGGCTTGATTCAGAGATGCTGCGCTTTTACGGGATTTACAAGAATTTCCTGGAGACCTACTATCAGGCCGAGCTCCCCCAGGACGTGGACACGCAGGCTAAAATCGTCCTTCTCTCCCTCCAGGAGTATGAAAAGGCCCTTGAGGAGATCAAGACTTATTTCGACTCCGGCGAGCTTTCGATAATAGGATCGGGACTGAAAAAAGCTGTCAATGCCATCAACACCCTCACTTTTTCCTACGATGCCTTTGTAAAGCACCAGTCAGACGCCCTTACGAAGAAATGCATCCTCTGCGGCCACCCCAACTCTCTGGGAAGCATCCAGTGCAGCGCCTGCGAGTCGCCTTTCACCTTGAGCGGCGAGGAGATTCCGCTGGAGTTCACATCCCTGCGGGTCATAGGGGAAAAATCGTCCCTTTCCTTCGGCGCCGCCTCATTCCCGGGGAGCATCATAGAAGTGTACGACAACTTCCTGAAGTACACCGCAAATCGCATGAAAAAGGAAAAATACCTGGAAGAGGTAGACTGGGCCATCACCCAGTTCGAGATTTCCCGCCAGCACCTTGAGAGGTCCCAGGCCACTATGGAAAGCGAGTCCTTTGAGACCATGGAGGGATTGCTGGAGGGAACGGACAGGATCAAGAAATCACTTGAGAAAATAAGGGATGCCATCGTCATGGAGCGGCTGGACAGGCTCGGCATCCAGTGGAACAACCTCATATCGGCCATTCATCTCATTTACAGGGCACAATCAGTCCGGGAGGGTCCCCATGACGCTCAGTGAGGAGTTAAAGAGGATTCTGGCCTGCCCGCTCTGCAAAAAGCCTGTCACCGCCATCGTTCATAAAGAACAGGAAGGGCTTCTCTGCCCTTCCTGCAGGCTCTTGTACCCTGTCACCGATGATATCCCCGTAATGCTCGCCGCCTTTGCAGTTCCCTTCGAGGGGCCTCTTCAGGAGCCGGGAGACTAGAACTCCATCCTGGGCGATGAATTCAGCTTCATTTCAGTGATAACGGCCTCAAAAACCAGCTGGTCCCCTTTAATTCTTTTTGCGTAGGCAGGCCAGAATGTCTCGGCATCAATGGCAATGGTGTCGGTAAATTCGTCCTTCCGGATCTCCACGAGATAGCATTTTTTCGCAATGGTCTTCCCGCCGCCGGCCGACGGTGTGGGCGCGGGTGTCGGCGAGGCCGGGGAGGCATCAGAGGGAGAGGCCGTGGGGGAAGGCGGGTTCTCCAGAGGAGATGGCTCAGGGGAAGGCGTCAGTGATGGCGCAAGCGACGGGGAAGGCTCAGGAGTCGGTGTTCCGGCCGCCACGGGAGTCCCGGCTCCCTGCCCGTTGAGGGATACCGCAATGCTCCCGTCCACCTGGGCAAAAAGGTCCACAGCCCCCTTGAAGGCCACATCTTTTCCCGAGCGCATCATATTCAGGATCATGTCCACCAGCGACTCCACAATGGGAGTGTTCTGAAGCTTGAGGCGCTCAATGGAGCGCCATACGCGAAATCCTCCCATCTTCACCTTGACCTCTCCCTTTTTCTGTTCGGGCAGGTAGAGTATGACGGCACCCTTCCCGTTCCCCTCCAGGACTTCGGCCCTTATCGTAGAGGGTCTCACGCACCGGTAGTCCGCCACAAGGGTCCCCTTGTCAAGCCTTATGTATCCGATGAAGGAATAATCGGCCACCGAGGCAACCGTTTTTTCCATAGCCGACAAAAGCCCCTTCGTATCTGTCACCTCACCCTGGGGCGTCGCTGACGGTGGTGCAGACGGGAGAGCCGAGGGAGAGGGAGAAGGGCTTTCCTGTTCCATCCCTGACGAAGCGGGCGGCGAAAAGAAAAGAACAAGCCCCAGAGCCAGGAAAATGAGCGCAACCAGTGTACTTTTTGAGATGATACGCATAGGTGATTCCTCCTCCTTCATAATTGTATAATATAGTTCTCCTTCTCTTTTTATATTCCTTGAGATCCCTTTTCCCGATAATCGCTCTCATGTGAACCATTACAGGGCCCTTTTGAAACCATCCGGAGTACCGCAAAATACCGTGACAAAGGAGAAGGAGATTTCACGGCAGTGCATAAGAAATAAGAAGGCTTACTCCACCCCGGGAGAGATACATGCCAGGAAAGATAAAAATGGAAGCCCTCATGGCTGCATTAAGTGATACCCAGAAGGATATATACTATTTCTTTGACAAGCAGACAAAAGAAGTGATAAAGCTTTCACTTGACAATCCTGATGTCTCGGCACTCAAGTCTCTCAAGGAGAAGATTGCCAAGGAAAAAGGCCGCTTTCCCCAGATCCCGAGACGGACTCCCCATGATACCTACAAGGACATGGAAGCCTTTATTAAAACCCTCAAGGATGTCAAGCTCCAGAAAAGGCTTCTTGAGGCCATCGAGGGCCAGGGGGCCTTCCGGGGATTCAGGGACGTCCTCGAGGCATACCCGAGGGAAAAACAGCGATGGAACACTTTCAGAGACGATATACTCAAGAAAAGCGTCCTTGCCTTCCTCAGGGAGGCTGGCATTTCAGCACAGGAATAAAAGCCACGAGGGGAGAGAGAAACCATGTCCGGTCCCATGATCTTTGCAATAATCCTGACCACCCTGCTCTTAGCCCTGACAGCCCAAAGGATTTACCAGTCTTGCAAGAGAACGGCAAAGCCCGATGAAGTGACCATTGTGGAAGATGGCTCGGGGAGGAAGTATTACCGTGAAGGGAAATTCTTCGTGGTCCCCTTTTTCCAGAAAGAGTACAAACTGAGCCTTGCACCCTTCCCGGTGGACCGGATGGCAAGGAACATCCGGAACAGAGAGGGCAATATCTTTGATATCCATGTCGTCATGGAGGTAAGGATAGATGACTCGCCCAATGGTCTTGAGCTTGCGGCGGGGAGGTTCATGAACAAGGACACCGACCAGATCAGCGACTTTGTCGAGGAAATCATCAAGCGGAACGTGACGATCTATCTCCAGGAGCTTGACATCCGCTCCCTTGTGAACAACATAGAGCCTTTCTGCAAAAACGTCGAGGAGTCCATGAAGGAAGACCTCCTCAAAATGGGTATCCTGGTGAACAGCTTCAGCATCACGTCGCTTGAGGACAGCCAGGGTCTCATGAAAAGGCTCGCCGAGCAGAAGCGTTAAGAGAACCGCCCGCCGATCTCTCAGCAGGGAAGGGCAAGGGTGGCAAGCTCGCCTTCCATCATCTTTTTCACCCCTTCGTCAACGGCAAGCGCCATCGCCTTCTCATAATGAAAACGGGCCTTTTCGGGAAAAGAAAGCTTTCTGTGAATCTTCCCCAGGCACATGTGGGCAAGAAGGTCCTCGCCGTCAAGGGCGAGCGCACCCTGATAGGCCTCGAGAGCCTCTTCGGATCGGGCAAGACAATCCAGAATATTTCCCTTCATGATGAGAAGCGTGGGTGAAGGCTCAAGTGCGAGGGCGTGTTCATAAGCATCAAGGGCATGCTCATATTCATTGAGGGAGAGGAAGGCGAGCCCCATGTTGGCCCAGGCCATGTGGTTTGACCCGTCCCTCCTGATGGCCTCGCGGTAGAGCACCACTGCCCCCTGGAAATCACTCATCCCGTATTTCACAAAACCAAGTTTCACAAGGAGCACCGGTTCCTCGGGGTCCAGGGCGATGGCGGCGCGGTATTCCCGCTCTGCTTCGGGAAGGTGCTCCATGAGCTCGTACTTCCTGGCCTGGTATGACCTCACAAGAGCGCTGTCGGGGAAACGCTGAAGGGCTTCGTCATAAAGAAGAAATGCTTTCCTGGGATCCCCCTCGTCGAGGGAGACATTGCCCATGATAAGAAAATCCATCGCCGTCAGGGGGGTAAGGGAATCACGGCATGCGCGGTAATACTGAAGGCGGAGCGCTGAAAAAGCCTGCACGAGGGCTTCAACCCTCTTCCAGGTTCCCTGGCGTGCCGGCGAGGCG
This Candidatus Eremiobacterota bacterium DNA region includes the following protein-coding sequences:
- the asnB gene encoding asparagine synthase (glutamine-hydrolyzing) yields the protein MCGIVGIVGPSKEEERQKALSLIAHRGPDGEGEWQSSESPVWLGHRRLAIIDPERGAQPLSNEDETVWITFNGCVYNYLELAQALRKKGHRFKTYSDTEVIVHAYEEYGEGCLQKFIGMFSFAIWDEKKRRLFCARDRIGVKPFYYVARKGLFAFASEIKALLALGTEASVLMAGLREYLIFQTTLADRTLFEGVYRLLPGHSMTIDGEGRILETKRFWDLGFAADDDHTEEYFIDHLRLLLRDAVKIRLRSDVALGAHLSGGLDSSTVVCLAGDMNGGSESLSTFTGAFSEGEDFDETYYAHLVAERTGATYHEIRPVPADFIEHLPKIIYYMDEPAAGPGVFPQYMVSQLASQHVKVVLGGQGGDEIFAGYARYLLGYLEECLKGAIEETERTSQYAATLATIIPNLPMLRQYIPMMRYFWKDGLFEAPEKRYFRLMDRSSGIRDIYDAGIFSADTSLDDEFSRIFNGSDARSFLNRMLYFDLKVHLPALLHVEDRTSMAWGLESRVPLLDHRIADLIASIPPVIKFKGGQPKYLFRKSVKNIVPDEVLDRKDKKGFPVPLHIWQRGPLREFIRDILLSPKARTRGVFNSQALERALDREMDFGRVIWGALCMELWFTTFIDGHGARD
- a CDS encoding Trm112 family protein; the protein is MTLSEELKRILACPLCKKPVTAIVHKEQEGLLCPSCRLLYPVTDDIPVMLAAFAVPFEGPLQEPGD
- a CDS encoding UPF0158 family protein, translating into MPGKIKMEALMAALSDTQKDIYYFFDKQTKEVIKLSLDNPDVSALKSLKEKIAKEKGRFPQIPRRTPHDTYKDMEAFIKTLKDVKLQKRLLEAIEGQGAFRGFRDVLEAYPREKQRWNTFRDDILKKSVLAFLREAGISAQE
- a CDS encoding flotillin family protein, with the protein product MSGPMIFAIILTTLLLALTAQRIYQSCKRTAKPDEVTIVEDGSGRKYYREGKFFVVPFFQKEYKLSLAPFPVDRMARNIRNREGNIFDIHVVMEVRIDDSPNGLELAAGRFMNKDTDQISDFVEEIIKRNVTIYLQELDIRSLVNNIEPFCKNVEESMKEDLLKMGILVNSFSITSLEDSQGLMKRLAEQKR
- a CDS encoding tetratricopeptide repeat protein, whose translation is MVKAWAAELAGLYSQFDEVLSTTLPGAPENPCETCRNCCSYPIHLQVSALERDFIKEQAPPGTCREEAFIAFINRAAGESGSPAKVCPHYDCEGMKCLIYLWRPLCCRMFGHVPFRSVGKGCPYGASPARQGTWKRVEALVQAFSALRLQYYRACRDSLTPLTAMDFLIMGNVSLDEGDPRKAFLLYDEALQRFPDSALVRSYQARKYELMEHLPEAEREYRAAIALDPEEPVLLVKLGFVKYGMSDFQGAVVLYREAIRRDGSNHMAWANMGLAFLSLNEYEHALDAYEHALALEPSPTLLIMKGNILDCLARSEEALEAYQGALALDGEDLLAHMCLGKIHRKLSFPEKARFHYEKAMALAVDEGVKKMMEGELATLALPC